The following proteins are co-located in the Calliphora vicina chromosome 2, idCalVici1.1, whole genome shotgun sequence genome:
- the drl gene encoding tyrosine-protein kinase Drl has protein sequence MFTTACFTIGLLFLALCSLTQSHLNVYLNLHEVMRLIGVSAELYYVREGQVNDYALNFAVPVPANINEISFTWQSLAHNPLPYSLNIITSDPSVLPRPTVNISRIGEIPLEPQTFAIGMKCSGVRDAEVEVTIAVEIILDQQTNNITDLVFRRKKICLADLHEDNTNSNHQVNNEPYSTGEHEQKFAGIGGGGVGNNGFMHDTSSVVDTAHEQNRIEEHSAEENNHNHPRNRNSIINQNNNNRHNKEEMPVGIMNEFDPMLKETIAPPTGGLITLIIGVILALILVTTLILIAYCAKGPTKRPNHGVHLIKTASFQRLPTISSTAHNSIYACPSTITPTYATLTRPFREYEHEPEEFNRRLNELNVQKCRVRLSCLVQEGTYGRIYRGTYNDCQDVLVKTVAQHANQMQVTLLLQEGMMLYEASHPNVLSILGVSIEDYTTPFVLYSAGKNTRNLKLFLQEPTYARSVTTIQTVLMSSQLAMAMEHLHNHGVIHKDIAARNCVIDDQLRVKLCDSSLSRDLFPVDYHCLGDGENRPIKWMSLEAIQKKHFNEGSDVWSFGVLMWEMCTLAKMPYAEIDPYEMEHYLKDGYRLAQPINCPDELFNIMAYCWASLPTERPSFSQLQVCLSEFHTQITRYV, from the exons gTGTTTCGGCGGAATTATACTATGTACGCGAAGGACAAGTCAATGATTATGCTTTAAATTTTGCGGTGCCGGTGCCGGCAAACATTAACGAAATATCATTTACCTGGCAAAGCCTGGCACATAATCCCCTGCCATACAGTCTCAACATAATCACTTCGGATCCGTCTGTGCTGCCGCGTCCAACGGTAAACATATCACGTATTGGCGAGATACCATTGGAACCGCAGACATTTGCCATTGGCATGAAGTGTTCGGGGGTGCGTGATGCTGAAGTTGAGGTGACCATTGCCGTTGAAATCATACTCGACCAGCAGACCAACAACATTACGGATTTGGTATTTAGACgtaagaaaatttgtttagcCGACTTACACGAGGACAACACCAACAGCAATCATCAGGTTAACAATGAGCCCTACAGTACGGGAGAACATGAGCAGAAATTCGCTGGCATCGGTGGTGGTGGAGTTGGCAATAATGGTTTTATGCATGACACATCATCTGTGGTTGACACAGCACACGAACAAAATCGCATTGAAGAGCACTCGGCTGAGGAAAATAATCATAATCATCCACGTAACCGGAATAGCATCATAaaccaaaataacaacaacagacaTAATAAAGAAGAAATGCCGGTGGGTATTATGAATGAATTCGATCCCATGCTAAAGGAGACAATAGCACCACCCACTGGTGGCCTGATAACATTAATAATTGGTGTCATTTTGGCTTTAATCTTGGTCACCACTCTCATATTGATTGCTTACTGTGCCAAGGGACCCACCAAACGGCCCAATCATGGTGTCCATCTTATAAAAACTGCCAGTTTCCAGCGTCTGCCCACCATATCTTCCACCGCTCACAATTCCATTTACGCCTGTCCCTCCACCATCACACCCACCTATGCCACCCTGACAAGACCCTTCCGTGAATACGAACACGAACCAGAAGAGTTTAATCGCCGTCTCAATGAATTGAACGTGCAAAAGTGTCGTGTCCGTTTATCGTGTTTGGTACAGGAAGGCACTTATGGTCGCATCTATCGTGGCACCTACAATGACTGTCAAGATGTTTTGGTTAAAACGGTTGCCCAACATGCCAATCAAATGCAAGTTACCCTACTGCTGCAGGAGGGTATGATGCTGTACGAGGCTTCCCATCCAAATGTTCTCTCCATATTGGGTGTTTCGATTGAGGATTATACCACACCATTCGTTCTCTATTCTGCTGGCAAGAATACACGGAATTTGAAGTTGTTTTTGCAGGAGCCAACGTATGCGCGCAGTGTTACCACAATACAGACGGTTTTAATGTCCTCCCAGTTGGCCATGGCAATGGAGCATTTGCATAATCATGGTGTGATACATAAAGATATTGCTGCTAGGAATTGTGT CATTGATGATCAACTACGCGTTAAACTGTGTGACAGTTCCTTGAGCCGTGATCTATTCCCCGTTGACTATCATTGTCTGGGCGATGGTGAAAATCGTCCGATCAAATGGATGTCGCTGGAGGCGATACAAAAGAAACATTTCAACGAGGGCAGCGATGTTTGGTCGTTTGGTGTTCTCATGTGGGAGATGTGTACGTTAGCAAAAATGCCTTATGCTGAAATTGATCCATATGAAATGGAACACTATCTAAAGGATGGCTATCGATTGGCACAACCCATCAATTGTCCCGATGAATT ATTCAATATAATGGCTTATTGTTGGGCCTCTTTACCCACAGAACGACCCTCATTCAGTCAGCTGCAAGTTTGTCTCTCGGAATTCCACACACAAATTACACGCTATGTGTAA